The genomic interval TGAACACCATCACCCCAATTCTGGGTCTCATGCTGGGTCTGGCCGTGGGGATCGACTACTCGCTGTTCATCGTCAACCGTCACCGCACCATGTATGCCGACGGGATGGAGTTGCATGATTCCATCGCGAAAGCCGGAGCCACGAGCGGGCGAGCCGTTGTCTTCGCAGGCTCAACGGTGATGATCGCCCTGCTAGCCCTGAACCTGACCGGGATTCCCTTCCTCGGAATCATGGGTAGTGTGGGAGCCGCCTCAATCCTCACCGCCGTGCTGGTTGCGATCACCCTCACCCCAGCCCTCCTGGGCCTGTTGGGTTCCAAAGTTCTGGGAAAGAATATCCGAAAAGCTCACCTGGACACGTCTGAAAACCCGACTATGTCCCATCCCATGTCCACCCGGCGGGCCGTACTGAGTGTCGTAGCCTCTCTGGGGGCCTTGGCGCTGCTGGCGATCCCGGCCACGGATGTACGACTGGGGCTTCCTGACGGGTCCTATGAGCCGGAAGGCAGCACCGCGAATATCGCCTACCAGCAGATCAGCAGGCACTTCAGTGACGGGGACAATGCCCCACTCATGCTGATCGCCCACCTGCCCCAGGCCGTCGACGATAACGAACTAGCCACCTACAGCGCCCAGGCCGCCATCGCCCACCAGTTAATGGACACCCCGGACATTCGCGCCGTCGTCCCCGTCGCTCTCTCACCAGACCGCACCCGGATCGCGTTCAAAGTCACCCCCAAGGAAGGACCCAACGCGCAATCCACTATCGACCTGGTTCACCGGCTGCGCGACCAATCACCCGTGAGCATCACCGCCTCCAGCGGGGACCTGGGACGTGTTGACCTGGCCGTGGCCGGTAACACCAGCGCCAGTATTGACGTCTCTGAGAAACTCGCTGACTCGCTGCCTGTCTATCTCGCGGTGGTGGTAGGACTCAGCCTGATCATCATGGGAATCGTATTCCGCTCCCTGCTCATCCCCGTCATCGCTTCGGCCGGGTTCATCGCCTCCCTGGTCGCAACCCTGGGTGTTTTGGTGGCTGTCTTCCAATGGGGATGGGGAGCCGACCTATTCCAGCTGACCACCCTGGGACCCATCCCGTCCTTCTTGCCTACCGTGATGATCGGCATCCTCTTCGGACTAGCCATGGACTACCAGCTATTCCTCACCACCGGCATGCGAGAAGCCCTCGATGAAGGACAGTCACCGTACCAGGCTGTCGCCAGCGGAAGAACCACCGCCGCCCGTGTTGTCATCGCCGCTGCCGCCATCATGGTCAGCGTCTTCGCCGGATTCATCTTCAACGACTCCGCGACCATCAAAGCCCTCGGCATGGCCCTGGCCGTAGGAATCGCCATCGACGCCTACCTCATCCGACTCATCCTTATCCCTGCCCTGCTCCACCTCACCGGTAAAGCAGCCTGGTGGCCATCCAAGACCACCAAGAACGCCTAACCCTCCACGGCAGAAAATGCTGGGACACACCACACGTGTCCCAGCATTTTCTTGCCCCACCATCCGCGTCTTGAGTCAGCTGGGTGTTGTCGAGGATGTCCATCAGGCTTGCATAGGCCTCCGCCTGACCCCCTTTGAACGTGCCCGGATAATCCACCAAAGCCTCATGGAGCCGCTGGTACTGCTGCGCGTAGGCGAGGTGGAAACAGGCGGGTCTCACCCAGCAGCGCCTCGCGTTCGGCCAGGTACTCATCCGGGTCAGCATCTGCCTTGAGGGTGACGGTTCCGTCCTCACTGATGACCGGTGGGCCGCTGTCGGGCTGGGTTTGGGCGCGTTTGCCTCCCGACCGGTCACCGGCTAGCCTCAGCGCACAGAGCACGTGCTCCGGGGTCGGTGAAAGTCCGAGCCGGCGGTGATAGTCCGCGACCCGCGCACGCGCCCCGCCGGGGCGTTGTGAGCGGCTGAGCTGGTGGAACTCCAGCACCGACGGTGAAAGTCCGGATGGGAGGAAGCACGAGGCGCAGGCGTCCCAACGCCGTCGCCGTCCTGGACGCTCAGCGTCCTGCGTACGGCGCCGCAGTCGGGCGTGCGCGCCGCTCGGGTACGCGCTGACGCGCGCCCGTCACCCCGGAGAATGCCCGGGGCGTCCGTCCCGGGGGAGAGCCGGGAGGACCCGTGAGCCGCACCCCTCACCAGCCGAGCGCCCCCACGCGCGCGCTCGTCGCGCCCCCGGCGCCCGCCGTCGCCCACACCAGAGCAGCCCGGACGGCCGCCACCCAGACAGCAGCCGCCCAGACCTCCGCCCGCCGCCCCGGCCCGGTGCCCGCGCTCGCCCTGGGACTCGTCATTCTCGCCGCCTGGTGGGCGGTCGCCGTCGCAGGCGTGCTGCCCGCCGTGTTCCTGCCGAACCCGCTGGACGTCGCCCGCCGCCTATGGCTCGCCGTCGCCCAGGGCGGGATCCTCACCTACGCCGGTGTGACCTTGCGCGAGGCCCTGCTCGGCTGCCTGCTCGCCGCCACCGCAGCCCTCCCACTGGCCTGGGCCCTGTACCGCTGGGCCCTGTTCAGCCGCATCGTCCTGCCCTACGTCGCCGCCTCCCAGGCCGTGCCCGCCATCGCCGTCGCCCCCCTGCTCGTCCTGTGGATCGGCTACGGCACGCTGCCGGTCATCGTCCTGTGCGCCTTCATGGTCTTCTTCCCCATCACCGTCTCCGTCCTGCTGGGCCTCAGGGGCCTGGACACCGACGTCCTCGACGCCGCCCGCCTCGACGGCGCCCACGGCCTCACGCTCCTGGCCTACATGGAGCTGCCCATGGCCCTGCCCTCGATCCTCGCGGGGCTGCGCACCGGCTTCACCCTGTCGGTCACCGGCGCCGTCGTCGGCGAGATGACCATGGGCGGTGAGGGACTGGGCATGGTCCTGTCACACCAGCGTGACAGCGTGGACACCACGGGCCTGTTCTCCACCATCGTCCTGCTGTGCGTCATGGCGACGTCGATCCACTGGTGCCTGTACGAGCTCGAGCGGCGCAGCCGCGTCGTGGCCGCCATGCGCGGGCGCCGCGCCACCTAAGACCACCACCACAGCACCCGACCACGCACCGTTGCGACGCCCTCAGACACTGAAAGGAACCGCCATGACCCGCAGCCTCGCCCGCTCGACCCTCACCCGCCGCAGCCTCCTGGCCGCAGCGCTGGTTGCCGGACCCGCCGTCATGCTCGCCTCCTGCTCCTCGGGCACCGCCTCGCGCGGCGGTACCGCCTCCGCGGCCGCCGACCTCGTCATCGGCATGACCTACACGCCCAACGTCCAATTCGCCCCCTTCTACATGGCCGCCAACGCCGGCGAGTACGCCGATGGCGTGAGCCTGCGCCACCACGGAGCCCAGGAGGGGCAGTTCGACGCCCTGCTCGCCGGGACCGAGCACCTCGTCGTCGCCTCCGCGGACGAGGCCGTCGTCGCCGCCTCGCGCGGCAACGACCTCGTCGTCGTCGGCGGCTACTACCAGCGCTACCCCGGCAGCATCATCGTCCCCGAGGACTCCACCATCACCGCCCTGGCCAACCTCAAGGGCCGCCGCCTCGGCGTGCCCGGCCGCACGGGCTCCACCTGGTTCACCGTCCAGCTCGCGCTGGAGACCGCGGGCCTGAGCGAGTCCGACGTCGATGTCCAGGAGATCGGCTTCACCCAGCAGGCGGCCCTCGTCTCCGGCAAGGTGGACGCCATCTCGGGCTTCACCAACAACGACGCCGTCCAGCTCGCCCAGAACGGCCTGCCGGTGCGCACGATCGACGTCGCCCCCCAGGTGCCGCTGGTCGGCGCCTCACTCGTGACCACCCGGGCCCTGCTGGATACCCGTCGTGAGGATCTCGCTGCGGCGGTGACCGCCTCGGTGGCCGGCATGGAGCTCTTCGTGGCCGACCCCGACGGCGCCGTCGAGGCCACCCGCGCCTATGTCACCGACCTCGTTGACGGCACCCAGGCAGCCCGTGCCCGCGAGGTCGCCAACGCCACCGCCGCCCTCGTCAAGCCCGACGCGGACACCGTCGTCGGCTCCCTCACGTCCGAGCACGTGGGGGAGATGATCGACTTCCTCGCCGGCCACGGCCTGCTGGGGGAGACGACGCCCTCCACGGACGAGGTCTGCGACCCGCTCAGCTGACCGCTCGGCGGCAGGCCAGCGGGCTGCTCACAGGCGGCAGGCCAGCAGCGAGGAAACGAGGATGGCGCGCGCGCCCACCTCGTAGAGCTCGTCCATCACCCGGTTCATGTCCTTGCGCGGCACCATGGCCCGCACCGCCACCCAGTCCGGGTTCTGCAGTGGCGAGACCGTCGGGGACTCCAGCCCCGGCGTGATCGCCGTCGCCAGGTGCAGGTCGTTCATGCGCACGTCGTAGTCGATGAGCACGTAGGAGCGGGCCCGCATGACGCCCTCCAGGCGGCGCACGAGCGTGGCCAGGCTCGGCTCGTCGCGGTAGCGCTCGGTGGTGATGAGCACGGCCTCGCTTGAGAGGATCGGCTCGCCGAAGACCTCCAGGCCCGCGGCGCGCAGGGTCGTGCCCGTCTCCACCACATCCGCGATGAGGTCCGCCACGCCCAGCTGGACGGAGGACTCCACGGCCCCGTCGAGGTGGACGGTCGAGGCCTGAACACCCTGGGACTCGAGGTAGTTGCGCACGAGCACGTCGTAGGAGGTGGCCACGCGCTTGCCGACGACGTCCTCAAGGCTGCGCATCGTGCCCGCCGGGGCGGCGAAGCGGAAGGTCGAGCGGGCGAAGCCGAGCGGCAGGTGCTCGAGAGCCTCAACACCGGAGTCGAGCAGCAGGTCGCGTCCCGTGATGCCGGCGTGGACCGTGCCCTGGCCGACGTAGACGGCAATGTCGCGCGGGCGCAGGAAGAACAGTTCGACGTCGTTGTCCTGGTCGACGAGGACGAGCTCGCGGCCGGTGCGGCGCGTGCGGTAGCCGGCCTCCTTGAGCATGGTGGTGGCGGGCTCGGACAGGGACCCCTTGTTGGGGACGGCGATGCGCAGCACGAGGGCGCTCCTTGAGTCAGTCGGTGCAGGTACGGGGGAGGGGAGGGGACGACGGCGAAGTCCCGGGGGACGTCAGAGGTAGCGGTAGACGTCGTCGAGGGTGTAGCCCTTGGCCACCATCATTACCTGCGCGTGGTACAGCAGCTGGCTCAGCTCCTCGCAGGCGGCCTCGTCCGACTCATGCTCGCAAGCCATCCAGGCCTCGGCTGCCTCCTCAACCAGCTTCTTGCCGATGAAGTGCACACCCCGGTCCAGCTCCTCGACCGTGCCCGAGCCCTCGGGGCGGGTGGCGGCCTTGTGCTGCAGCTCGGCGAACAGGTCCTCGAAGTTCTTCATGCTCCCAACGTTAGTGCACCCGTGCCCGGGCCCCGCCGGCCGGTTCATACCCTGGGCGCACCCCTGCCGCGGCCCGGCTGCACGTGCGCTTCAGCGCCCTGCCAGCAGGCCCGCGGCGTGACGCCCCGCCGCCGCGGCGGCGAGGAAGGCGGCCCGGTCCGCATCCAGCCCCCTACCCATCGTCGACAGCCTCACCCCCGTGGCCGCCTCCATGTGCTTGAGGGCCTCCAGGAGCCCGTCGAGGGCGACGTCGACACGCCGGTGCTGCGCTCCCACTGATCGCGGCTCGCACAAGGCCTGCGCCTGTGCCCGGACCTGCTCACCCAGGGGCCCGTCGAGCAGCGGCACCACGACGTCCGCCCCGGCCAGCGCCACACGCCCGTAGGCCGTGAGCGAGTGGTGGGAGACGCCCCGGTGGCGCTCACGCGCATCCGCCTCGGACACGCGCAGGCAGGCGACGGCGCGCCCACCGAGCGCGGCCACGGCATTGACCGCATCCCCGCAGGCCACCCCGGAAAAGCCCCACGGCGTGTCCGTGCCCAGGTTGCCCGGCCCTTGAACAACGACGACGACCTCGGCGTCCAGCACGTGCCGCGCGGCCAGAAGCGCGTTGTGCAGGCTCACCGCCTCCAGGTCCCCGCCCCACGCCTGCCCGGCCGTCACCGTCCCGGCGAGCCAGCCGGCCTCACGCAGCTGCGCGACGGTGCGCGAGTAGGCCAGGGGCAGGGCGCCGCCGTCGGTCATGACGTACACGGTGCGCGGCGCCTCCTCCCACCGGCCAACAGAGGGGCTGCGCAGGCCGGTGAGCACCGCCGGCAGGCTCGAGTGCAGGTCCGCGACGACGACGGGCACGGCGTCCAGGCTGAGCGTTCCCACCGGCTGGGACAGGAGCTCGTGGTGCGCGGCGCCCTGCTCGTCGATGCCGACAACCATCACCTGGTCGGGCATGTACCGGGCCTTGACAAGGTGGCCCTCGCTCACGTCATCGGCCACCAGCACTGACAGCCGGGCCGTGACCATTGCGTGACCGCCGGTGCCCAGGCCGCGCTCGAGGGCGGAGACCTCCAGGCGCACACGCTCACCCGGCTCGGGCACCCCGGTCACCTGCTCGTAGGCGATGGCACGCAGGCACTGCCCGGGGCCGAAGCACCCGGCGCCCGCCGGGCCGGCACTGATACGCACCTCAAGCTCGGCGCAGGAGCGGTTCGCCGGCCCCCACGCACGTCGCACTGAGAGCACCTCGCCGTCGCGCCACATCATGTCCCCAGCCTACGGTGGCCCTAGTCTGTGCGCGTGAGCAGCAGCGTGTCCCAGGTCCCGGCCGAGGAGCGGCAGGTCAACCTCCTGCTGGCCCTGCGCCACACCCGCGACGGGATGAGCGCCACCGACATCATCAGCCGGGTCAGCGGCTACGACCCCGACGGCGGCGATGGGGCGCGGCGCATGTTCGAGCGGGACAAGGAGGTCCTGCGCTCCATCGGCGTGCCCCTCGTCGTCGAGTCGGTGGCCGGCGAGCCCTGCTACCGAGTGGACGAGGACCACTACGTCCTGCCGCCCCTGCGGCTTCAGGCCGAGGACGTCGCCGTCCTGGAGCTGGCGGCCTCCGCCTGGCGCGACGGCACCCTGCCCCAGCCCGCCCGGCGCGCCCTGACCAAGCTGCTCGCCGTCGCCCCCGCCCGCACAGGTCAGGAGGTGGTGCCGGACCTGAGCATCGACCTGGCCGGCCAGGACGTGCCCACCGTGCTGCTCACCGCCATCGAGGAGCGCCGCCGGGTCTCCTTCGACTACCTCTCCGCCCGTACGGGCACCGTGCGCCACAGGATCGTCGAGCCGTACCGACTGCGCCTGAGTGAGGGCGCCTGGTACCTCGACGCCCGCGACACGCGGGTGGCCCCGCCCCCGGCTGCCGGGTCCAGCGGAGCTTCCGGCAGCTCCGGCAGCTCCGACGACGGTCGGCGCGTCTTCCGCCTGGCACGCCTGCGCGGTGAGGTGAGCGTCGTGAGTGAGCCCGGCGCCTTCACCCCCGACCCGGAGCCCGGCACCGACCCCGAGGCGCACGCCGCCGCCGTGCTCGCCCTCGCCCCGGGGCGGGCCCACGCCCTGCGCCGACGCGGGCAGGAGCCCGCCGCCCAACCCCGGCGTCGGGCCCCCGAGGGCTGGGACGTCGTCGCCGTCGCCTACGAGGACCTCATGGTCATGGCGGGTGGCCTGGCCGCCCTTGCGGACGCCGTCGTCGTCCTTGAGCCCGAGGCCCTGCGTGAGGCCGTCCTCGACCACCTGCGCGGGGCCGCCGCGCTCGGCAAGGAGCAGTGATGGCACGACCCTCCTCCACCGACCGCCTCCTGCGCCTGCTCGCCCTGCCTGCCTGGGTGAGCGACCACCCCGGGGCGACGCTCGCGCAGGCCGCCGCCCAGTTCGGGGTCACCGAGGGCCAGTTGCGCCGCGACGTCGAGACCCTGTGGGTCTCCGGACTGCCCGGTGGCACGCCGGACCTCCTCGTGGACTTCGACGCCGACCTGCTCGACGAGGGCCGACTGCGCCTGACCGCGCCGCTGGGACTCGACCGCCCCGTCACCCTCACCCGTGAGGAGGGCACCGCCCTCCTGCTGTCTCTGCGGGTCCTGGCCCGCCTCCTGTCCGCCGTCCCCGGTGCTACCGCACCGCTGCGCCGTGCGGAGCAGGTGCTGTCCGACCTGCTCGAGGCCCCTGTGCAGGCGGTGGGGGAGAGCGAGGACCCGGTGCTCGCCGCCGTCACCCGCGCCCTGGCCGAGGGCCGGCGCCTGCACCTGGTGTACGCCTCGGCCACCGACGAGCGCAGCGAGCGCGACGTCGACCCCTTCGAGATCGTCTCCGACGGCTCGCACCTGTCCCTGAGGGCCTGGTGCACGCACCGGCGCGCCGAGCGCACCTTCCGCCTCGACCGGATCCTTCAGGCCACGGTGACCGAGCAGGCGGCCGCGCCGCACCGGCGTCTGCGCGCCCAAGGCCTGGAGCGCCTGGCTGACCGTGAGGAGGCGCAAACGGCCGAGCTGCACCTGGCGCCGGCCGGCCGCTGGCTCGTGGAGCAGGCCGGCTGCGAGCGGGTCGAGGAGCATCCGGACGGCACGCTCACCGCCACCGTGCGTGGGCGCAGCCGGGACTGGCTCGTGGGCCTCGTGCTCAGTGCTGGACGTCACGTCCTGGATGTCAGTCCGCCCGAGCTGCGCGAGGAGGCCGCGGCCCGTGCCCGAGCCGCCCTGGCCCTCGCGCAGGGTGACAGGCAGGGCGACAGCACATCCTGAGAGCCTTGTCCTGAGGGCCTGTCCTGGGCGCAGCGGGCTCCGTCCGTCCCGCCACAGGCAGTCTCACGCGCCTACGCCCAGGGTGGAACACGCGATGGGTGCGCGGGAGCCCTCATGACGTGCCGTTAGACTCTCATGTGTCTCACCGGGCCGAAACCCACATTGGAGTAGTGCTGTGAAGTTCTCACCCACCCACATCGTTGTCCTCCTCGTCCTCGTCCTGCTCATCTTCGGGGCCGGCAAGCTCCCGGAGATCGCCGGCTCCATCGGCAAGTCGATGAAGGTCTTCAAGAAGGAGGTCAAGGAGCTGCGCGAGGACGACGGCGCCTCCGCGACCCCCGTCGAGCCGGCCCAGATCCAGCAGCCGCAGCAGGGCACCTACTACACGCAGCCGACCCAGATGGGTCAGACCGCCCCGCAGCAGCACACGGACGGCACCACCCCGCAGGCCTGAGCCCCGGTGAGTGTGATGCCGGGGCGGTGCCGTCACTGCTGACGTCATCGCCCCCGCACTCGCGCACCACCACGTGAACTCGGACAGGAGCAGGTCATGGCCAAGGAGCCGAAGGAGCCTCAGAAGCCGAAGGTCAGGCCGACCAGGCGCAAGGACAACCCTGAGGCGATCATGTCCATCGGGGACCACCTGCGCGAGGCACGCAACCGCCTGGTCATCTCAGCGGCGGGCGTGCTCGTCATGGCGGTCGTCGGCTACATGGTCTATGACCCGGTCTTCTCCCTCATCACCCGGCCCATTGAGGTCGCCAACGCCAACGGCGCCAACATTTCGATGAACTTCGACACCGTCCTGTCCTCCTTCGACATGCGACTCAAGGTGTCGATCTGGCTCGGCGTCCTGTTCTCCTCGCCCCTGTGGATGTACGAGTTCTGGGCCTACGTCGGCCCCGGCATGACCCGCAAGGAGAAGCTGTACACCTGGGCCTATGGCCTCGTCGGCCTCGTCCTGTTCGCCTCGGGTGTTGGCCTGGGCGTGTGGATTCTGCCCCACGCGGTGTCCATCCTCACCAGCTTCATCCCCAAGTCCGGCACCGGCTTCATCCAGGCCACGCTCTACCTCAGTTTCGTCATGAGGCTGCTGCTCGTCTTCGGTGCCGCCTTCCTGCTGCCCGAGCTGCTCGTGGCTCTCAACCGCCTCGGTCTGCTCAAGGGCACGACGATGCTCAAGGGCTGGCGCTGGGCAGTTCTGGCGATCTTCACCTTCATGGCCTTCGCCAACCCCCTGCCGGACCCCTGGTCGATGATCCTCATGGCACTGCCGATCACCGGCCTGTACTTCCTCGCCTGCTTCATGTCGATCAGCCATGACAAGCGGGTGGCCCGGCGCCGCGCCAAGGAGGACGCCGAGCTCGACGCCGCCCTCGCGGACAAGCCCACCACCCCGGCCCTGCCCGACTCCGAGAGCACTGCCCAGCTTCCGGCCGGCACGAGCGAGTCCTGACCCGGCGCCACCACCCCACCCGAGCCCCACGGGTCCGTCCTCCCTACCCGGCTAAGAGACCTCATGCGCATCGCCCTCGCCTCCAACCCGTGCGCCGGGCACGGCCGCCACACCGACGCGGCCGAGCTGGCACGCGTCGGGCTCGTGCGCCGTGGCCACGACGTCCTCGTCGTCACCGCCGACTCCTACAACGCCACCCGCGAGGCCGCCACCGCCCTGCTCGAGCACCACGAGCTTGACGCCCTCGTCGTCGTCGGCGGGGACGGCATGGTCCACCTGGGACTCGACGTCGTCGCCCTCACAGACATTCCCCTGGGTATCGTCGCCGTCGGCACCGGCAACGACGTCGCCCGCTACTACGGCCTGCCCGCCAGGGACGTCGACGCCTCCCTCGACGTCATCGACGCCGCCCTGCGCGACCGCCACGTGGTCAACGCCGACGCCATCCACGTCACCCGCCCTGACGGAACTCCCGTCGCCCCCGAGCACGAGTGGTGCATGTCCACCGTCAGCACCGGCGTCGAGGCCGCCGTCAACGCCCGCGCCAATGCCCTCGTATGGCCGCACGGGGAGGCCCGCTACACCGTCGCCGTCTTCGGCGAGCTCGCCCGCCTGCGCCCCTACGGCTACCGAGTGAGGACGGACTCGGGCACCTGGGAGGGCGGCGCCCTCATCCTCACCGCCGCCAACACCCGCTACTTCGGCGGAGGCATGGACCTGGTGCCAGATGCCAGCACCACCGACGGCCTGCTTGAGGTCGTGCGCCTGGACCCCATGTCGCGCCCCGGCCTGCTCAGGCTCCTGTCGAAGGTCTTCACCG from Actinomyces respiraculi carries:
- a CDS encoding MMPL family transporter; amino-acid sequence: MSVSSVSRYCSLKPWHVIVSWLVILGVAVACFAGFHGQTTNAIEIPGTPTTQVSDELIAHFPDASGTWGTIVFTTDNGAPFTTDQNHSIAAAMKKLEDIDGVAQVVDPFTAQATLDAASTEVAEGKQTFEQLAQLTPQQRAAMGIPPMTPEQIAAAKASLDDGQQLVDAAEHASTVSADQNAALGMVRFSEQSLDLPEGLRNQVMDTISDAHLSGIEVNYSTEIARAVPQLMGVSEVIGLVVAGLILLVMFASFLTAGLPLVAALTGVGVGISGAMAFSSLVEMNTITPILGLMLGLAVGIDYSLFIVNRHRTMYADGMELHDSIAKAGATSGRAVVFAGSTVMIALLALNLTGIPFLGIMGSVGAASILTAVLVAITLTPALLGLLGSKVLGKNIRKAHLDTSENPTMSHPMSTRRAVLSVVASLGALALLAIPATDVRLGLPDGSYEPEGSTANIAYQQISRHFSDGDNAPLMLIAHLPQAVDDNELATYSAQAAIAHQLMDTPDIRAVVPVALSPDRTRIAFKVTPKEGPNAQSTIDLVHRLRDQSPVSITASSGDLGRVDLAVAGNTSASIDVSEKLADSLPVYLAVVVGLSLIIMGIVFRSLLIPVIASAGFIASLVATLGVLVAVFQWGWGADLFQLTTLGPIPSFLPTVMIGILFGLAMDYQLFLTTGMREALDEGQSPYQAVASGRTTAARVVIAAAAIMVSVFAGFIFNDSATIKALGMALAVGIAIDAYLIRLILIPALLHLTGKAAWWPSKTTKNA
- a CDS encoding ABC transporter permease yields the protein MSRTPHQPSAPTRALVAPPAPAVAHTRAARTAATQTAAAQTSARRPGPVPALALGLVILAAWWAVAVAGVLPAVFLPNPLDVARRLWLAVAQGGILTYAGVTLREALLGCLLAATAALPLAWALYRWALFSRIVLPYVAASQAVPAIAVAPLLVLWIGYGTLPVIVLCAFMVFFPITVSVLLGLRGLDTDVLDAARLDGAHGLTLLAYMELPMALPSILAGLRTGFTLSVTGAVVGEMTMGGEGLGMVLSHQRDSVDTTGLFSTIVLLCVMATSIHWCLYELERRSRVVAAMRGRRAT
- a CDS encoding ABC transporter substrate-binding protein is translated as MTRSLARSTLTRRSLLAAALVAGPAVMLASCSSGTASRGGTASAAADLVIGMTYTPNVQFAPFYMAANAGEYADGVSLRHHGAQEGQFDALLAGTEHLVVASADEAVVAASRGNDLVVVGGYYQRYPGSIIVPEDSTITALANLKGRRLGVPGRTGSTWFTVQLALETAGLSESDVDVQEIGFTQQAALVSGKVDAISGFTNNDAVQLAQNGLPVRTIDVAPQVPLVGASLVTTRALLDTRREDLAAAVTASVAGMELFVADPDGAVEATRAYVTDLVDGTQAARAREVANATAALVKPDADTVVGSLTSEHVGEMIDFLAGHGLLGETTPSTDEVCDPLS
- the hisG gene encoding ATP phosphoribosyltransferase, coding for MLRIAVPNKGSLSEPATTMLKEAGYRTRRTGRELVLVDQDNDVELFFLRPRDIAVYVGQGTVHAGITGRDLLLDSGVEALEHLPLGFARSTFRFAAPAGTMRSLEDVVGKRVATSYDVLVRNYLESQGVQASTVHLDGAVESSVQLGVADLIADVVETGTTLRAAGLEVFGEPILSSEAVLITTERYRDEPSLATLVRRLEGVMRARSYVLIDYDVRMNDLHLATAITPGLESPTVSPLQNPDWVAVRAMVPRKDMNRVMDELYEVGARAILVSSLLACRL
- a CDS encoding phosphoribosyl-ATP diphosphatase, whose product is MKNFEDLFAELQHKAATRPEGSGTVEELDRGVHFIGKKLVEEAAEAWMACEHESDEAACEELSQLLYHAQVMMVAKGYTLDDVYRYL
- a CDS encoding DUF3866 family protein, with protein sequence MMWRDGEVLSVRRAWGPANRSCAELEVRISAGPAGAGCFGPGQCLRAIAYEQVTGVPEPGERVRLEVSALERGLGTGGHAMVTARLSVLVADDVSEGHLVKARYMPDQVMVVGIDEQGAAHHELLSQPVGTLSLDAVPVVVADLHSSLPAVLTGLRSPSVGRWEEAPRTVYVMTDGGALPLAYSRTVAQLREAGWLAGTVTAGQAWGGDLEAVSLHNALLAARHVLDAEVVVVVQGPGNLGTDTPWGFSGVACGDAVNAVAALGGRAVACLRVSEADARERHRGVSHHSLTAYGRVALAGADVVVPLLDGPLGEQVRAQAQALCEPRSVGAQHRRVDVALDGLLEALKHMEAATGVRLSTMGRGLDADRAAFLAAAAAGRHAAGLLAGR
- a CDS encoding helix-turn-helix transcriptional regulator — protein: MSSSVSQVPAEERQVNLLLALRHTRDGMSATDIISRVSGYDPDGGDGARRMFERDKEVLRSIGVPLVVESVAGEPCYRVDEDHYVLPPLRLQAEDVAVLELAASAWRDGTLPQPARRALTKLLAVAPARTGQEVVPDLSIDLAGQDVPTVLLTAIEERRRVSFDYLSARTGTVRHRIVEPYRLRLSEGAWYLDARDTRVAPPPAAGSSGASGSSGSSDDGRRVFRLARLRGEVSVVSEPGAFTPDPEPGTDPEAHAAAVLALAPGRAHALRRRGQEPAAQPRRRAPEGWDVVAVAYEDLMVMAGGLAALADAVVVLEPEALREAVLDHLRGAAALGKEQ
- a CDS encoding helix-turn-helix transcriptional regulator; translated protein: MARPSSTDRLLRLLALPAWVSDHPGATLAQAAAQFGVTEGQLRRDVETLWVSGLPGGTPDLLVDFDADLLDEGRLRLTAPLGLDRPVTLTREEGTALLLSLRVLARLLSAVPGATAPLRRAEQVLSDLLEAPVQAVGESEDPVLAAVTRALAEGRRLHLVYASATDERSERDVDPFEIVSDGSHLSLRAWCTHRRAERTFRLDRILQATVTEQAAAPHRRLRAQGLERLADREEAQTAELHLAPAGRWLVEQAGCERVEEHPDGTLTATVRGRSRDWLVGLVLSAGRHVLDVSPPELREEAAARARAALALAQGDRQGDSTS
- the tatA gene encoding Sec-independent protein translocase subunit TatA, with the protein product MKFSPTHIVVLLVLVLLIFGAGKLPEIAGSIGKSMKVFKKEVKELREDDGASATPVEPAQIQQPQQGTYYTQPTQMGQTAPQQHTDGTTPQA
- the tatC gene encoding twin-arginine translocase subunit TatC, producing the protein MSIGDHLREARNRLVISAAGVLVMAVVGYMVYDPVFSLITRPIEVANANGANISMNFDTVLSSFDMRLKVSIWLGVLFSSPLWMYEFWAYVGPGMTRKEKLYTWAYGLVGLVLFASGVGLGVWILPHAVSILTSFIPKSGTGFIQATLYLSFVMRLLLVFGAAFLLPELLVALNRLGLLKGTTMLKGWRWAVLAIFTFMAFANPLPDPWSMILMALPITGLYFLACFMSISHDKRVARRRAKEDAELDAALADKPTTPALPDSESTAQLPAGTSES
- a CDS encoding diacylglycerol/lipid kinase family protein yields the protein MRIALASNPCAGHGRHTDAAELARVGLVRRGHDVLVVTADSYNATREAATALLEHHELDALVVVGGDGMVHLGLDVVALTDIPLGIVAVGTGNDVARYYGLPARDVDASLDVIDAALRDRHVVNADAIHVTRPDGTPVAPEHEWCMSTVSTGVEAAVNARANALVWPHGEARYTVAVFGELARLRPYGYRVRTDSGTWEGGALILTAANTRYFGGGMDLVPDASTTDGLLEVVRLDPMSRPGLLRLLSKVFTGAHIGHPAVHIERTRAVVIEALEREGLSLPPHPMADGEPLTTLPLRVEAVPSAVRVLVPAPAAQDADA